The nucleotide window GACCTCGGCGTGTCGATCCCCGGCGCTGGCTGGCTGGTGACCGGTTACGCCCTGGGCGTAGCCATCGGTGCGCCGTTCATGGCACTGGCCACCGCCAGACTGCCGCGCAAGGCCGCTTTGGTAGCATTGATGGGCATCTTCATCATCGGCAACCTGCTCTGCGCCCTGGCCAGTGACTACAACGTTTTGATGTTTGCCCGCGTGGTCACCGCGCTGTGTCATGGCGCCTTCTTCGGCATCGGTTCGGTGGTGGCGGCAGGTCTGGTACCGGCCAACAAACGTGCGTCGGCCGTGGCTTTGATGTTCACCGGCCTGACCCTGGCCAACGTCCTCGGCGTGCCGCTGGGCACCGCGCTCGGTCAGGAAGCCGGCTGGCGTTCGACCTTCTGGGCGGTGACCGTGATCGGTGTGATTGCGCTGATCGGCCTGATCCGCTTCCTGCCGGCCAGGCGCGATGAAGAAAAACTCGACATGCGCGCCGAACTGCGCGCTCTCAAGGGCGCTGGCATCTGGTTGTCGTTGAGCATGACTGCGTTATTCGCCGCCTCGGTCTTCACCTTGTTCACCTATGTCGCCCCTCTGTTGGGCGAGGTCACCGGAGTCTCGCCACGCGGCGTGACCTGGACCTTGATGCTCATCGGCTTGGGCTTGACGGTCGGCAACATCATCGGCGGCAAGCTGGCAGACAAAAGCATGGCGGCGACGCTGATCGGTGTGTTCATCACCATGGCGGTCGTGTCCACCGTGCTGACCTGGACCAGCATTGCCGTGATCCCGACCGAAATCACCCTGTTCCTCTGGGCCACCGCGTGCTTCGCCGCCGTACCCGCCCTGCAAGTGAACGTTGTGACCTACGGCAAGGCGGCACCGAACCTGGTATCGACCCTGAACATCGGCGCTTTCAACGTCGGCAACGCGCTCGGTGCCTGGGTCGGCGGCAGCGTCATCGCCCACGGCTTCGGTCTCACCAGCGTGCCGCTCGCGGCAGCGGCACTGGCGGTACTCGCCCTGCTCGTGACCCTGATTACTTTCCGTCAGAGCGGTAATCCCGAACTGGCCCCTGCTACTAACTGATACCTCACGAGGGTTGTATTAAATGACGACTATTTTCGATCCGATCAAACTGGGCGACCTCGAGTTGGCCAACCGCATCATCATGGCACCGCTGACCCGCTGCCGCGCCGACGAAGGCCGTGTGCCGAACGCGCTGATGGCCGAGTACTACGTGCAACGCGCCTCTGCCGGCCTGATCCTCAGCGAAGCTACGTCGGTCACGCCGATAGGCGTGGGCTACCCGGACACTCCCGGTATCTGGTCCAATGACCAGGTACGCGGCTGGAGCAACGTGACCAAAGCAATCCACGGCGCTGGCGGCAAAATCTTCCTGCAACTGTGGCATGTGGGTCGGATTTCCCACCCCTTGTACCTGAACGGCGAAGCACCGGTCGCGCCGAGTGCCATCCAGCCCAAGGGCCATGTCAGCCTGGT belongs to Pseudomonas sp. B21-015 and includes:
- a CDS encoding MFS transporter, coding for MPLSLLILALSAFAIGTTEFVIMGLLPDVAADLGVSIPGAGWLVTGYALGVAIGAPFMALATARLPRKAALVALMGIFIIGNLLCALASDYNVLMFARVVTALCHGAFFGIGSVVAAGLVPANKRASAVALMFTGLTLANVLGVPLGTALGQEAGWRSTFWAVTVIGVIALIGLIRFLPARRDEEKLDMRAELRALKGAGIWLSLSMTALFAASVFTLFTYVAPLLGEVTGVSPRGVTWTLMLIGLGLTVGNIIGGKLADKSMAATLIGVFITMAVVSTVLTWTSIAVIPTEITLFLWATACFAAVPALQVNVVTYGKAAPNLVSTLNIGAFNVGNALGAWVGGSVIAHGFGLTSVPLAAAALAVLALLVTLITFRQSGNPELAPATN